The following DNA comes from Candidatus Cloacimonas sp..
GGCATAGGCATCATCCCTGTAAAATTTGGCATTTCTTTCACTACAACTTTGCTAAATCAGGGCTCGGCTTTGGTTTGGGTATATATTGATGGCAGCGTTTCCGTTTCTACCGGGGGAGTGGAAATGGGACAGGAACTTTCTACTAAAGTGGCAATTGTGGTTGCTAAAGTGTTAGGAATTCCAGTTCATAAAATTAGGGTGGAAAGCAGTAACAGCCAAAGAATTGGTAATGCGTCTCCTACGGCTGCTTCTACCGGAAGTGACATAAATGGTAACGCTGCTCGGATTGCTGCTGAAAAAATAAAAATGGCTTTGACTGAGTGTGCGGTAAAGCTACTGGAACAAAAACAGCAGCTGACTGTTTCTCCCGAAGATATTGTTTTTAAAGATGGCAAGGTCTTCTACAAAGAAAATCCCGATGCCTGCGTGAATTTTGAAGAATTAGTCCGCTTTGCTCACTCGGAAAGAGTTCCCTTGGCAGCTTATGGTTATTATAAGACACCCGCTTTGTGGTTTGATAGGGATAAAGGCAACGGCAATCCTTTTCACTATTTTGTGTGGGGAGTTGCCTTAGCGGAAGTGGAAATGGATACCCTTTTGGGCGAACATAAGATCATCAAACTTACAGTTATGCACGAAAACGGACAAACTTTGAATGAGGATATAGACCGTGGACAAATTGAAGGTGCCATAATGCAAGGCATTGGTTGGTGCACAATGGAAGACCTGAAATGGAACGAAAAAGGGGTTTATCTAAGTGCCAATCCTTCCACATACAAAATTCCCGGAATACGCAATCTGCCAGAAGAACTGGTAATAGAAATGATACCCTCTGCTACAAAAGAGGCAAGTGTTTTTGGCTCCAAAGGGATTGGGGAACCACCTTTAATTTATGGGCTTTCTGTGTTTTTTGCTTTGCAGGCAGCGGTAAAAGAAGCAAGAAAGGATGCGGAACTGAGTTTTCCAGCTACTCCGGAATCTGTTTTGCAATGCCTGGAAGTATAAAGCTCTGGGGCTAATGGTAAGCCAGGAGTCCAAATAACGCTATTATAGATGCAGGACCTTTTTCACTGCCTGATTATTGCCGCTTTGCACATTTATAATGTATATGCCGGCTGGGGACTTTTTACCTTGCAAATCTAACCCATTCCACAGGATTTTACTATCTCCGGAGGTTATCATTTGGGTATTTCTATAGAGTAGCTGTCCCTTCATATTATAGATGGAAGTGGTTAGCGGCGTTGATTTTTTAGTAGAAATAGTGATAGCTATATCGGAGACGAAAGGATTGGGATAGACAGCATTGATATACAGCTCTGGTATTGATAAATTAACATCATCGGAAACAGCGTCTCCGCCCCAAATTTTACCAACAAATTCGGGATGATCCACATAAGGATTGCGGTTATTTTGATAATTATAAACACCGGTATTACGAGTTATTTCTGCATTATCCGGAGGATCAGAATGATGCCAGATAAGCAGAGTAGGTAGCATATTCACATTTTGCTGAACTAAGCTTTCTCCATTATAACGCGTGTAAAAATAAAGCAAAGCGCGGGCAATATCGCCCTTAAATTCATCTGCTGGCTCAAAGACCATTCTATTTTGAGCATTATTACCCCGGTAACTTTGCCAGGGTGTATTACTGTAATAAACATCAGCAGTATTATGATTGGCAACTACATCAAAAGGATAATTGCCCCGCGAACTATTTACTACCGAATTGGTGATAAACAAATGATGGAGGTCTGATTTCTTTTTAGCCGTGTCGGTTCCATTAAACCAACTTTGCGCATAGGTATGTTCCGTGTTGGGATTGCTGCTGCCGTTATAATTGTAGCCAACATTATATTCCTGTCCTGTATAAACACAGGTTACATAGCCGCCAAAATTATCCAAGGTCTGAAAGAGCACCACTTTGGATTCATCATAGCTGGTATTGGTGTTATTGGAAATTAAACTGCGCAAGCCATTAAAGAGATTATCGCCGGTTAGGTTAATGACGCTGTCATAATAATCAGCATAAAGCGACAGGGCAATACTGAACAGCAGTAAGAGGAGCAGAGTTTTTGTAATATTCTTAAACATTGTAACCTTATCTTAGCAGTATAATTGAGAGTTAGGATTTTCTTCCGTGCTGGCAAACAGTTCATTTTCAATCAATTCAATTAGCAGATGAATAACGATTGTATGAATTTCTTGAATGCGGGCTGTGTTATCGGAAGGAACAATTATTTC
Coding sequences within:
- a CDS encoding endonuclease; protein product: MFKNITKTLLLLLLFSIALSLYADYYDSVINLTGDNLFNGLRSLISNNTNTSYDESKVVLFQTLDNFGGYVTCVYTGQEYNVGYNYNGSSNPNTEHTYAQSWFNGTDTAKKKSDLHHLFITNSVVNSSRGNYPFDVVANHNTADVYYSNTPWQSYRGNNAQNRMVFEPADEFKGDIARALLYFYTRYNGESLVQQNVNMLPTLLIWHHSDPPDNAEITRNTGVYNYQNNRNPYVDHPEFVGKIWGGDAVSDDVNLSIPELYINAVYPNPFVSDIAITISTKKSTPLTTSIYNMKGQLLYRNTQMITSGDSKILWNGLDLQGKKSPAGIYIINVQSGNNQAVKKVLHL